A window of Maioricimonas rarisocia genomic DNA:
GTCCTTCAATCCAGTTCCCGCCTCGATCGCAAGTCGAGCAGCGAGTACCTGTCGCGCAGCCTCGGCGTTTTCACTAGCTGTCGGCGCGTCCGGCAATCCTAAGTCGGACGGCGACACCGGCAGCTCAAAGGCATAAGCAGCACTGCTTCGTCCGACAACCCGCAGACTGCCAACGTAGACCGCAGAAGTCAGCCGAGTAACCAAGAACGTCCGGTAGTCATCCCGAGCCTCGCACTCGGGAAAGTCAGCGAATCGCCGAACTGCCGTCGCGAGAAGAGCATCACCCCAAATGAACGGGGCGTACAGATTCGCGACTCGCAGTGGCGACGGGGTCATTCGGGACCGAGCCATCAACCATCGTCGCCACGACAGCGGAAGCACTTCTGTCAGCAGAAACTCGCAGCCCTTCTTGACGTGATCTGGGGCGGCGTGAAATAGCCGCGCGACCATCTCGGCCATCCAGCAGGCCGATGTTGCCACGACTTCGCTGTTGAGTCCGGGGACCGCCGCCTCAAGATGAACTTGATAATGCTGCAGCAGATGGGCCCTGAGCTGCCACAATGGGGCCTCCGTGCAGATCGAATCAGCTTCAGAGCTGCTGATGATGTCACGGACACTGTTGATCAGCCGCTCACTTTCGTCACGCCGAATCCAGTGTGGATGCTCCAAGAGCGCATGTGCGGCATGATATTGGGCCAACACGCTTTGGCAGGATTCGGTCCACTTCCAAACAGCGTGCCAGATGTCGTGGCCTGAGTGACGGATCTCCCAGGCTGCAATGAGAGTGCCTGCCGACAATTCTCCCGCCAGGGGCAGATACCCACAGAAGTCGAGGTATCGACTCAGCGCCATTCCCAAGTCATCGAGCGAAGACCATTCCTCGAAGTTCACCCGAATCTGCTCCGCTTCCTCAGCAGGATTCCAGACCGGGGGGCGATCATGCTCGAAACAACGTGCCCGCGGCCGGATGACTTTGCTCAGATACTCTTGGTAGCTCTCCTCGAAGCGCAACCGAGAGGCCTGGCGGACACCAGCACAGTTCACCCGGAAGTCGCAATCGATCGCGTCTCGAAGTGCCAACCCAGCGCCAATCCAAATCGACTCATCTTCGCGACTCAACGCATCTGCGTTCCGCTTAAGGAGGTCAAGGACAAAGGGGGATGCCCAGCACTCATCGTTCGACTGGGCAGTGAGGAAATGTTTGAGAGAGGCAACTCGGATGTTCGCATCGTGCGACAGCAGGTGCTCGGAAACGTCGATGATTCCGCGGGTGTTGTCCTCGACGACCACTACGAGCGGTCCGTCCGGAAGCGACATTCGCAGCGGGTGATCCGTTTGAGTCAAAACTGGAAGAAGCGTCTGCGGGATTGGCTGAGTGATTTCTCTATCCCACGTCCCCGCCTTCCGAAAGCGCATGACGACGTGTGCAGGGACCGATTGACCAACGCGATGACACAATGCCTGTAGTTGAACACGCCGGCGAAAAGCCAACGCAATCTCGTCTTCAGTCATATCCGCCATCTGCTGCTTCCGCCGCCGCTTCATAGAACTCATCCTCTGTCATTCCCAATTGGCTGGCCATGAGAAGAAGGGCATCGCTGGCCCGCTGCACTGGCTGCACGGTCGCAAAGCGAATCATCGCCGTCAGCATGAACGCCTTCGGAGTGAAATCGCCCAAACGTCTCCCCACTGGCGAATAGAGCATTCCTCGCGGAACTGCCGGAAGTAGACTCTCGATGCACCAGCGAGTGACCGCTTCCAGCTGTGGGCTGCCAATCGATGACTCCTCCCAGAGGGCCCCAAGGAACTCGACGCAGACTTCCTTCCACGCCATGAAGTACTTGAATGCGAGCGGGGTTGGTAAGTCCGCCTTCTCTGGACCGCAGAACAGGCCTGGATCACGCATCGACTCCTGAACATACGCGGCGATCTCGCGAAGCTCCGGCCCAGGAAGACTGTCTCGTGAACGTAGTGCAGCGACCTTCAAGTGCCGCGACTCTGGCAGCAGAAACCGGTATCGCCAACGCATCATCTGAATCAGATCCGCACATACGTCGTCAGTGCTCAGCCCACCTTTGTCTTCCAGTCCAATAAGGAGACGGTCCGTGCCGAAAGCCGCGTCGGAGATCTCGGGGCGCTGATTCAGCACAGCCGCCTGACACAGGCGATCGTCAGCCAAGAGTCGGCAACCCAGGTCATGGGCGAGCAAGAAGGCATCAACGAACGGAGGCGGCTCCACGTCATCACCGTCGGAACCATCAGGGCAATCTCGGCGGCAAGACGCAGAATTGCGGTACTCCAGTATGCCGCCCGCCCGAAGCTGATTGATTTCCTCCCACATTCTTTGGTGTGAACTGAAGATGGTCCGCTGGAATTCGTAATCCTGAAGTTCGCGCACCTCGTCGTCATAGTCGGTGCGCGCCACGCCCCAGTTCACGGTGGGCAGGACACGTTCGAGCCATTCGTATTGCGTCAGCGATCTCAGTGTGCTTACCGAAAATAAGACACGCGAGTCACGAGGGATTTCCCGATCACCTTGGATCGCTCGCTGGCAGACGCGACTGAACTCGCCAAGTTCGTCCGACGTGAGCCGCTGTGTCGCTCGCAGGAACTCCGCCACGTCGGCGAGCGCAAATCGGTGCTCTTCCTCGTCAATGCCGTATTCGTCGACAAGCGGCGTCCCCTCAGCGAGGTCGCAGTCTTCAATCACCGTGATCAAGCGTCGCTGAACCAGATCATGAATGCTCCGAAGTTCCTGCTCGCGGGATGGTTGATGCGCTGTCAGTTGTTGAGCATCGCGAAGCGGAAGCTCGCCGAAGGACGCAGGAAGAATGAGTTTTCCGAAGTAGTTGGCGGCCAGAGACAAACGTCCCAAGCGATGCAGCGTGATGATCGCGGACATGTCCGCGACTACAGGCTCGCCCGGACACGGTACACCAATCCGCGCTACAGTCGGACGACCGTGTGAATCTTTCTGAACTGAGAATCCGTTCGTCGCATAAATGGTCGACTCACCCCGTGACGGAAGGTCGTCAGGCAGCCACACTAGTCGCTGCGTTCGTCTATGCCACGCTTGGTCGGCCACCACGCCCAAAAGCGCGTCCGCGACAAGCCAAGGGATCTTGCCCCTGACGACTTCGCTGAAAAGGGATTCACGTTGACGGACCTGCTCGGCGTGCATCGTCTTGATGTCATCGAGCGACATGGAATCAAACAACGGCTCGGACAGCTGCCCGCTCTGCTGCATCTCTAACAGCTGTTGGAATGCTGAATCTGCGGCCTTGTCCTCGCCAGCTCGGTATGCTGTGTCCATGTAGAGGAGGAGAAATCGGACGTCACTCGCGAAGCAGCCTTGCAGTCGCTGCAAATCGGTGAAGGCCTCCCTGGCACGGTTCAGGCTCGTCAGAATCTTTGTGCGGAGGCCAATGAGCTGGAGATCTGGCTGTGAAGGATCAACCACTGTGTCGAGCGAAGCAAGAGCTGAATTCGGATCACCGCTGTGAACTTGGCAGAGGGCCAGATTGATTCGATACTTCGTCACGTCCGGATGAAGGTGAATCAGCTGCTCAAAAAGAGCACCCGCTTCGGAGAACTGGCGAAGGCGAGTGTGAGCGAATGCGAGCTGTTCGAGTAGGCGTGCATCGTCCGGCGAATGGACCACAGCCGTCTTCAAGGCCCGAACCGCATCTTCAAATCGATGCTGCTGAATACTCATCCCCGCAAAGCGGTTAATCATATCGGGATGCGGCATCAATTGACACGCCCGCTCCCAGCACTGCATGGCCTTGTCGGGATCGTCGACCAATTCGTGGGCTTCTGCCGAAATCTGCCACCAGACAGC
This region includes:
- a CDS encoding tetratricopeptide repeat protein gives rise to the protein MSESGRGTDHTVRIASLRAFEASLIRSVEAGLAELGTLDDPVRVHAALQLLVQNDRFRDAVDLVGGYPFHCKWIDLAVYAHVALRDVESAGTLLEFARESCESAWVADRCRIAVADAAYCEVLNDSAGGGTAVGEGLTDEDRVLLEFVIEALNPIVAPVRLSGRVDSAIQRAAVESATHAYGLLGQYSQITDLVQPMVRCRPVPLLLAQLALRRLCEPPKGLSGRLRVEHPNSFSAAFLAALLDREVYGRSRESLNSLIDLQLLARDNGKEAIEQLCQALFETASAMDAAALARARSVVDGLLGTSNRYRLYFDTVALLLQDRPDAALTELNAHRREDDAVWWQISAEAHELVDDPDKAMQCWERACQLMPHPDMINRFAGMSIQQHRFEDAVRALKTAVVHSPDDARLLEQLAFAHTRLRQFSEAGALFEQLIHLHPDVTKYRINLALCQVHSGDPNSALASLDTVVDPSQPDLQLIGLRTKILTSLNRAREAFTDLQRLQGCFASDVRFLLLYMDTAYRAGEDKAADSAFQQLLEMQQSGQLSEPLFDSMSLDDIKTMHAEQVRQRESLFSEVVRGKIPWLVADALLGVVADQAWHRRTQRLVWLPDDLPSRGESTIYATNGFSVQKDSHGRPTVARIGVPCPGEPVVADMSAIITLHRLGRLSLAANYFGKLILPASFGELPLRDAQQLTAHQPSREQELRSIHDLVQRRLITVIEDCDLAEGTPLVDEYGIDEEEHRFALADVAEFLRATQRLTSDELGEFSRVCQRAIQGDREIPRDSRVLFSVSTLRSLTQYEWLERVLPTVNWGVARTDYDDEVRELQDYEFQRTIFSSHQRMWEEINQLRAGGILEYRNSASCRRDCPDGSDGDDVEPPPFVDAFLLAHDLGCRLLADDRLCQAAVLNQRPEISDAAFGTDRLLIGLEDKGGLSTDDVCADLIQMMRWRYRFLLPESRHLKVAALRSRDSLPGPELREIAAYVQESMRDPGLFCGPEKADLPTPLAFKYFMAWKEVCVEFLGALWEESSIGSPQLEAVTRWCIESLLPAVPRGMLYSPVGRRLGDFTPKAFMLTAMIRFATVQPVQRASDALLLMASQLGMTEDEFYEAAAEAADGGYD